A window of the Kosakonia sp. BYX6 genome harbors these coding sequences:
- a CDS encoding oligogalacturonate lyase family protein, whose translation MAKGMRVKLNYDVSRDPDTGAEITRLTPPEVTCHRNYFYQKCFFNDGSHLLFAGEFDGHWNYYLLDIANAEAVQLTEGAGDNTFGGFLSPDDSALYYVKNDRTLREVNLHTLAEREIYRVPDEWVGYGTWVANSDCSKLVGIEIAASDWTPLNDWQLFHDFFHKGPHCRLLRVDLQTGASRVVHEEKIWLGHPIYRPFDDNTVAFCHEGPHDLVDARMWLVNEDGSNVRKVKDHAEGESCTHEFWVPNGSALVYVSYLKGHQGRVVYSFNPETRVNEAIMPIPACSHLMSNFDGTLLVGDGSGTPVDVKDTGGYTIDNDPYLYVFDVAQKNYFRVARHDTSWATFANSRQVTHPHPSFTPDDSAILFSSDKDGKPALYIAKLPEQRVMLQS comes from the coding sequence ATGGCGAAAGGCATGCGGGTAAAACTCAATTATGACGTCAGCCGCGATCCGGATACCGGCGCGGAAATCACCCGCTTAACACCGCCGGAAGTGACCTGCCACCGGAACTACTTTTATCAAAAGTGCTTCTTTAATGATGGCAGCCATCTGTTATTTGCCGGGGAATTTGATGGCCACTGGAATTATTACCTGCTGGATATTGCCAACGCCGAAGCGGTGCAGTTAACCGAAGGCGCGGGGGATAACACGTTTGGCGGTTTTCTCTCGCCGGATGACAGCGCTTTATATTATGTGAAGAACGATCGCACCCTGCGCGAAGTGAATTTGCATACCCTTGCCGAGCGCGAAATTTACCGCGTGCCGGACGAATGGGTCGGTTACGGCACATGGGTGGCAAACAGCGATTGCAGTAAATTGGTCGGCATCGAAATTGCCGCCAGCGACTGGACGCCGCTGAACGACTGGCAACTGTTCCACGATTTCTTCCATAAAGGTCCCCATTGCCGCCTGTTGCGCGTGGATCTGCAAACGGGCGCAAGCCGCGTCGTTCATGAAGAGAAAATCTGGCTCGGCCACCCGATCTACCGCCCGTTTGATGACAATACCGTGGCGTTTTGCCATGAAGGCCCGCATGACCTGGTGGATGCGCGCATGTGGCTGGTGAACGAAGATGGCAGCAACGTGCGCAAAGTGAAAGATCACGCGGAAGGCGAAAGTTGTACGCACGAGTTCTGGGTACCGAACGGCTCCGCGCTGGTGTATGTCTCTTATCTTAAAGGTCACCAGGGTCGCGTGGTTTACAGCTTCAACCCAGAGACCAGGGTGAACGAAGCGATTATGCCGATACCGGCTTGTTCGCACTTGATGAGCAATTTCGACGGTACTTTGCTGGTCGGTGATGGTTCCGGCACGCCAGTGGATGTGAAAGATACCGGCGGCTACACCATTGATAACGATCCCTATTTGTATGTGTTCGACGTGGCGCAGAAAAACTATTTCCGCGTTGCGCGCCACGACACGTCCTGGGCGACATTCGCCAACAGCCGCCAGGTCACCCATCCGCACCCATCATTTACCCCCGATGACAGTGCGATTTTGTTTAGTTCGGATAAAGACGGCAAACCGGCCCTCTATATCGCGAAACTTCCCGAGCAACGAGTGATGTTGCAATCATGA